The genome window TTGAAACATAGTATACACTTATTAAAATTGGATGGACTGAAAAATGTACTCATATAGGTACTTgcttttgaattaaataaaaagttgtgGAGATATagccattggaaaaaaaaaaaaacctgtttcctGGAGAATGTTAATTTAAAACTCTATGGCAGATTCATGTTTTTCTACTGTTTTCAGTTGATATTCCTCACTTTTGATACATGCTTCTAACAACCTATCCTTCTGATTATCTTTAAGATCTTTTCTGAGATAAGAAAGcattttccatgtgtttattaTTTGTAATGTTCACAAGAATTTTGGCTATATTTAAGCTGCTTGGATTTCTTATTCTCTTATTCTGCATTCCTGACTATTTGTAGACTACCATGTTGTTAAGATTATAATTGCCTTTTACATAACCTACgaattattatatatatgcatgcatggcacctgtgtgtttgtgtatgccTGCATGTATTTGCATACTTGATCAAGAATTTTTTGAAAGGAGTggcttttaccttttttaaagcaaagttgATGTCACACAATTCAGAAAACTCCTAGGCACAAAGAAGCAGAAATTTTATCATGACCTGTATAATTGgtagataataaaaatgaaagtgtaGACAAGAATAAGATtgaacagagaagggaaaatttaaaaagaacttgattcaaactttttatttttaaatgaagatccTGAGGTTCATATTAGTGAAGTGATTGACCCAGCAGCTTCCAGAAGTTTCAGGGAAGAGTCAGCCCTTTAGATAGGCTATCTTAGTGTGCCTGGAGTCTCCATATAGTGAATCAATCTTTCTGTCAACCTGATTTTTGCCCATAGGGAACTAGCCTGTCTACTTTGCATCCAAGTTTGCAAACTTTCCAGTTTTAACATGGCAGACAATGCTACACATCACTACATCTCATCTTTTTTCCTGGTTGGTATTCCTGGTTTGCAAGCTTTTCATCGCTGGATTGGCATCCCTGTCTTCCTCCTGTTTGCCCTGGCCCTGCTGGGGAACAGCGTAATCATCATCACCGTCAAACTAGAACCAAGCCTCCACCAGcctatgtatttcttcctttgcatGCTGGCAGGTAATGGCATGGCTCTTGCCTCTTCCACAACCCCTAAGATGCTTGGTATCTTCTGGTTGGATGCTCACAGGTTTGATTTTAGTATCTGCCTAGCACAAATGTATTTTATCCACACATTCTGCATAATGGAGTCAGCCCTCTTGGTTGCCATGGCCTTTGACCGCTATGTAGCTATTTGTATCCCACTGCGTTATACAACCATCCTGACACCACCAATGGTCATTAAAATGGGTCTTGCTGGTATGACCCGAGCTGCCTTTATGGTTTTGCCCTGTCCTCTTCTTATTAAAAGGCTACCATATTACACTAAATATGTCATCAACCATGCCTACTGTGAGCACATGGCTGTGGTGAAGTTGGCCAGTGCCAACACCCTCATTAACAGAGCATATGGAATCTCTGTGGCCCTTTCAGTGATGGTGTTGGACCTCGGGCTCATAGCCACATCCTATATCAAAATCCTCCAGGCAGTCTTCCGGCTGTCTTCCCAGAACGCCCGCTCGAAGGCACTGGGCACCTGTGCTGCACATGTCTGCACTATACTTGTGTCCTACACACCTGCGCTGTTTAGTTTCCTAACTCACCGCATTGGCAAGAAGGTACCTCCAAGCATTCATATAATTTTTgcaagtttgtatcttttggtgCCTCCCACAGTCAATCCTCTGGTGTATGGTGTCAAGACCAAGCAAATTCGTGACCGAGTGGTTAATCTCTTCTTCCAAACAAGAAGatttctgaaaactaaaataCGTAAATTTCAGTCCAAATTAGTAAAACATGATTATTGAAAGTTATGGCTACCCTGATGAGTAACAGAAAGTAGTCTCCATCTGTTCTTTCTGGGTTCTCCTTATGCCTTGCAGCAGGAAGAGTTGATGCTGTCCAGTTACATAAAAAGTTGGATTATATAAACTTCTGTTTTCAGTTGACTGAAATAAACTCAAATCAAATCATAATATGTCATatggaaaacatttaatattttcaacaattttattattttctatgtattttatctcatttttaaaaatatttatttatttatttttgagagagtgcCTACAAactggagggcagagggagggggaagagaatctcaagcagactttgtgtgaatgtggagcctgagagggaccctgatctcatgaccctgagatcatgacctgagctgcaaccaagagttggacacttaattgactgtgctacccaggcaccccaatatattttaatatggaaTTATTTCAAAGTTATTTATATCACATCTCCAAATGTGAAATAACCAAACAAGTATTGTCAAAATATAAAACTCTCAGTTAATTTGGTCAGGGGGGTGGGAATTAGTCTCTTTCTTTCAGCATAGTCAACATActagttacattagtttcaggtgagcGACATAAATATCCAACATCCCTCTACATTATGGTTTGCTCTCAAGTGTAGCATCTGCTGCACAgataccatctgtcaccatacaatgctattacatcATCCTTGACCGTATTTCCTGGGCAGAAGCTTCTATTCCCATGCTGCGTTCATTCCACacctggaagcctgtatctcccactgtCCTTCACCCCTTTTGCCCATTGTCTCATCCTCCTTTCCACTGGCAACCACGGATTTGTTCtctatttataggtctgattctgtcttttgttcattcatttgttttgttttttagatttacatgtgagtgaaatcatacggtatttgtctttctcagtctggtCACTTTGATTCCCAAAAATACATTTACCAATTGATGATAAccagaagttttgtttttattaactaaTATGTCTTTAAACAAACTTTAATTCTAGGATTCATTACCTAAAGTATGTATATATGAGCCATAACAGCAGCAAGCTGCCTGCAACCTAGACTTCTGATAAGGGAAATAATGACCTTTTATGGCTCACAACATATTCTGGAATAATTACATGATGACTTGTCATAATCATAACCaagataaatttcttttaacaaaCTAATAATTGGACAAAACACTGTGATTCTTATTAATCCCCAATTTGTCCATACATGTATTCAATTTAACACTAACTCAGTGggcttaaaaagtaaaaattaacagGGCTTTTGGCCTCTTTCATCACACAGGACATTTGCAATTATTCCTGGGTGGGATAACCTCACCTGATTGAACAACATTCTGTTGTGGTTAAGAGTATGGTCTTTCATCTGGATGTTTGGGTTTAAAATCTGGCACCACTGCTTTTTCATTGTGCGTCTTTGGGTATGTTCTTTGGCTGGTACAAGCTTCAACtgtctcatttataaaataagacattATGAGAATTTAATTCAGATGAGtaataaaagattaaatgaatcATCATAAAATGTACTCAGGCTAGTTTTTAAAACTTAGTATACATTGTAAACCGTTTAAGTGTTCATTTTAAACTGCTGATGATGAGAGATTATTTTCCAGATATCGTTGTCAATTATTAAATATGGGAAACCACTAATACACATAAGTCTATGTGTATGTAAGATGAGGAATACTTTAAAacaggtaaaataaaaatgaagaaaagtattaaaagcctgaaaacaaaattttaagtctgAACAGAGAATACGACAAGCCTAGATCAATGACAAGGATAGGGTATTTGAAACAAATTTTCATATTTTGCAGTCTATCCCTCCATTCTGTCCAGGGTCCTAACCAGAATTCAAAGCTGACAATTACTGAATTCGAGTATTTAATTCCTGCAGTTGCAAAGAACAATAACTGAAAGTTGAAAATGACTACATAAGCAGCAGAACTGaggtggcagaagagagaattaatcaCATGAAGAGAGGCCAATTGAGATGATCCTCTTTGaggaacagaaatag of Mustela nigripes isolate SB6536 chromosome 1, MUSNIG.SB6536, whole genome shotgun sequence contains these proteins:
- the LOC132014658 gene encoding olfactory receptor 52P1-like, translating into MADNATHHYISSFFLVGIPGLQAFHRWIGIPVFLLFALALLGNSVIIITVKLEPSLHQPMYFFLCMLAGNGMALASSTTPKMLGIFWLDAHRFDFSICLAQMYFIHTFCIMESALLVAMAFDRYVAICIPLRYTTILTPPMVIKMGLAGMTRAAFMVLPCPLLIKRLPYYTKYVINHAYCEHMAVVKLASANTLINRAYGISVALSVMVLDLGLIATSYIKILQAVFRLSSQNARSKALGTCAAHVCTILVSYTPALFSFLTHRIGKKVPPSIHIIFASLYLLVPPTVNPLVYGVKTKQIRDRVVNLFFQTRRFLKTKIRKFQSKLVKHDY